ATGCAGCACATGAATCTAAGACAAATTGCCTATGGGACAGTAAAGTATATCGTATCACATCATATTGTAAACTTTGTGATGCAGACTCGTAAACAACGAGTTAATTGTTATCTACAGCGTGTCCTTTTGAAGTATCTTCCTGTCAATGAGGTTTAGTAGCGAGGTCGCGCTTATGCCAAGAAAGGTATGGATTCAATTTTAGTATGGATCCGGATCAGTGGATGGCTGTCATCTTTGATTCTTTTCAGTTTTGACCCTGATTACTTTGAACCTGATCCTGACTTCAGTTTTTAATCCTGATCTTGATTACAACAATCCTGATTAAAGACATATTACAACAaatacataacctccttggtaagATTAAAATatcaaagttcaggatcaaagttgaAAAATACATACAAATATGTACTTATTTTGTGGATtactttttgtacattttattatgAATTTATTTTAGGATGGGCTGTTATGATATTCTCAACAATATTTTGTAGGTGGACTGGAGCAAGTTCATTGCAGTAAATGGAGCCACTGCTCACCCACATTATGATCCTGATGGCACCACCTACAATATGGGCAACTCCTATGGTAGCAAAGGTTGGTTAAACCGTGTACATCACTCTGCATGCAGTTTGCATGTCGTGTGCTAACAAGTGAATTCTCACACTCGAGTATAACAAAGGCAGAATATCTACTCAAATATGAAGAACTGCTAGTCTAACAGATATAAAATCTGCAAAAACACACACTGTTCATTGTTGTCAAATTGATATAAAGAACTGTATTCCAGgagcgctgtacaacatcatCAGTGTGCCTCCTGAGAAGACAGATGCCGAAGACACGCTTCAAGGAGCCAGAATCGTGTGTTCTATCGTGCCTGCAAACAGGTCTCATCCCTCCTACTACCACAGCTTTGGTAAACCAGATAGTCTGGCTCACTTTCATACTGCTGTTTTTTGATGCACAGCACGACTACAATCTCCTCTCCCTCCAGCTATGTCTGAGAACTATGTGGTGTTCATTGAGCAGCCAATTAAGATGGACTTGCTGAAGATAGTCACATGCAAGCTGAGAGGTAAAGCTCTATCCGAGGGAATCTACTGGGATCCAAGGCAGGAAACAGTCTTCCATCTTgttagcaagcacacaggcgaggtGGGATGTGAATGTGACCTAGGAGGAGACATTTTCACATCAAGTGTGGGTTTAACGGAGTCTAATTATTGAATCTGTATCCCATAGGTCAGCTCAGTGAAGTATCACACCAAAGCCATCTCTGTGTTCCATCAGATCAATGCCTTTGAGGAGGATGGTTTCTTGGTGCTGGATATGTGCTGTTCAGACGATTGCCGAGCTATCAAGAACTATCTCCTCCAAAACCTGCGCAAGACAGGAGATGGACTAGATGAGGTCTGTTTATGCGCATGCACATTACAGGAGTAAAGTTGGCAATgcctttgtctgttagcaggattacatgaaaagctctgaagtcagttttactaAAACTAACTGAAATAGTCACAGCAAGCCAAGTCTTGGAGCATGCACTGGAGCCACATCCAGGAAAACAACTGGTATATCCCCACTTCTTCATAACAACCATCTAtcactgcagccaggtgaaatgtgggcatccatttggtcttctccagccgcgggatcctcaacactgaggcaagggtgtgctggatcatacacagagaaacacagcaCATGTcccaaatgttgtagctgatgtccCCTCAGAATGcaaatcctcatctgagtctacCTCAGTACCACTCATTTGAGACAAAGTCATTCAAGTGATTCTCAAGGATCTGCCAAACAGACTTAGTACCAAAGACTTCCAGACACTGAAATAGTCAACAGTCTACAAATATTTGGTCAGAAAATAAGGATCAAgtcaaacagatttttttttttttttttttttttgtctccagctACCATGGCTGTAAGATTTATTTGTAGATATATGGAGTAAAGTTCACAGGAAGTAAAATGGTTTTCATAGAAGGTTCTCTGTTGAAGTGAAACATCATGATGTTTTACACCCCAAATTAACCTTCCTATGTGTCTGATCATTCAGTCTGAACAGCTTGAATGTTGGTGCCCATTCTTTGACTGATAGATTCCAGTCTGTCTTATTCTGACAACACCTTATTTTCTCCTTCCTGAGCACCTTTTCAGAGCAAACACTTTCATAATTTCAGGTTACAGCAAGACTTAATTTACAAATCAACATTCTACCAAACACACTCACAGCTAATATTCCTGACATTAAACATAGgaaacctgttgtgaaagtgtagtgatacggacccacaacaggggccggtaatgaacggacaatggattaagccaaaaagtaacaatttaatgttgtgaattgcacaacagaatacagacaattgcagttgaggagtacagtcaatcatacacaaggtgacgtgtgggcaggctcgaggatagaagacgtctgtccagagaagagccggatcccacacggcttccaccgccaatggatctgaagaacaccggagccgccaagtcctgggtcccaggtggccaccgtctccagctgtcagacctggtactgctggcagaaacagaaacagttaatggtgggtgtgtggatacacacccagtaatctctccgtactcagttcctccgggagggagaacctccacctccagaaacagaaacaaccgtgcagctcctgtcagtcgcttctctggaaggagtgagaggcgaagacgtcgcaacccACACTGTACGCCAATCCAGtagaagactgtatccacagggcgaacggctgcacacagaacaatattcaataaatcacagcagagaaggttacctgagtggtagctgatttctcggcggggaggtggagttgcagtccggcttttatggtgatgtggatgatgatagtagaatgagtgacagctggtgctgttgatgagtgacagctgtcactctctgttgctccgacgccctctcgtgcttgaagcccgcacttcaagcagggtgccctctggtggtggtgggccagcagtacctcctcttcagcggcccacacaacaggacccccccccctcagcgggcgcctcctggtcgcccgaccaggcttgtcagggtgtcgggtgtagaaatcggccaggagggccaggtccaggatgaagctcctcttcacccaggagcgttcctcaggtccatacccctcccagtccaccaggtactggaacccccgacccttccgacggacgtccaggagctgacgcacggtccatgccagCTCCCCCTTgacgatccgagcaggaggcggcacaggtccgggggtgcagagtggtgaagtgtggtagggcttgagacgtgacacatggaaaacaggatgaatccgcagtgaagctggcagcttcagcttcactgcagccggactgaggactttcaggATGGGAAATGGGccaataaacctgtccttgagtttgaggatggtacccggacgagagactcacggtggcccccagttccctgcagaaactcctccagacttgagaggagaactgaggaccacgatcaggACGATGTTGttcgggatcccatgcagacgcacgacgtggtggaccaggaggtctgcagtctcctgggccgtcgggagcttcgggagggccacgaagtgggccaccttggagaactggtccactatcgtgaggatggtgttcatgccctgggatggcgggaggcccatgatgaagtccaggccgatgtgggaccaggggcgatgaggcaccggtaaaggctggaggagaccttgggtcttttgatggtccgccttgcccctggtgcaggtggtacaggcctggacgtagtcccggacgtcggcttccatagacgcccaccagaagcgctgccggaccactgccacggttcttcgcaccccaggagagcttggaaccgtgacagaagtccaaaaccgcagctctggcctctggtgggacgtacaatctgtccttcaggccggtccccaggtccgggtttcgtgccagggcctcccggatggtcttctccacatcccaggtgagggtggccacgacagtggactcggggatgatggtttccgttgggtctgacaactcggccttggcttcctcttcgtgcacccgggacagggcgtcagatcgttgattcttagtcccggggcagtatgtgatctggaagtcaaaacgcccgaagaacagtgaccagcgggcttgcctggggttcagatgcttggcagtccggatgtactccaggttctgatggtccgtgaaaaccgtgaatggtaccgtcgctccctccaacaggtgtctccgctcctccagagcctctttcaccgccagaagttcctgattgccgacgtcatagttcctttcagctggggtcaacctgcgggaaaagtaggcacaaggatggagaaccttatcggactccctgctctgggacagcacggctcctatccctgagtcagaggcatccacttcaactatgaactggtgatttggatcaggctgcaccaggactggtgcagtcgagaaccggcgtttcaactccctaaacgcggcttcgcaccgatccgaccaggtgaagggaactttagtggaggtcagggctgtcagggggctaactacctgactgtagcccttaatgaacctcctgtagaaatttgcaaagccaaggaactgttgcagtttcctacggcttgttggttggggccaatctctcaccgccgcaaccttggccggatcaggggcgacggagttggaggagattatgaaccccaggaaggacaaagaagagcggtggaactcgcacttctcgcccttcatgaacagctggttctccaacaacctttctgattttagagatattgcgtaaatgcaaaaaagcagtcctacatatttgtttaatatgcgctttgaatgacatatcctgatcaaaaatgactccaagatttctcacagtattactagaggtcagggtaatgccatccagagtaaggatcaatcaatcaatcaatcaattttttttttatatagcgccaaatcacaacaaacagttgccccaaggcgctttatattgtaaggcaaggccatacaataatgatgtaaaaccccaacggtcaaaacgaccccctgtgagcaagcacttggctacagtgggaaggaactggttagacaccatgtttctaagatttgtggggccaagtacaataacttcagttttatctgagtttaaaagcaggaaattagaggtcatccatgtctttatgtctgtaagacaatcctgcagtttagctaattggtgtgtgtcctctggcttcatggatagataaagctgggtatcatctgcgtaacaatgaaaattgaagcaataccgtctaataatactgcctaagggaagcatgtataaagtgaataaaattggtcctagcacagaaccttgtggaactccataattaaccttagtctgtgaagaagattccccatttacatgaacaaattgtaatctattagacaaatatgattcaaaccaccgcagcgcagtgcctttaatacctatggcatgctctaatctctgtaataaaattttatggtcaacagtatcaaaagcagcactaaggtctaacagaacaagcacagagatgagtccactgtccaaggccataagaagatcatttgtaaccttcactaatgctgtttctgtactatgatgaattctaaaacctgactgaaactcttcaaatagaccattcctctgcagatttttgagagaaaaggaaggttggagattggcctataattagctaagatagctgggtcaagtgatggctttttaagtaatggtttaattactgccaccttaaaagcctgtggtacatagccaactaacaaagataggttgatcatatttaagatcgaagcattaaataatggtagggcttccttgagcagcctggtaggaatggggtctaataaacatgttgatggtttggatgaagtaactaatgaaaataactcagacagaacaatcggagagaaagagtctaaccaaataccggcatcactgaaagcagccaaagataacgatacgtctttgggatggttatgagtaattttttctctaatagttaaaattttgttagcaaagaaagtcatgaagtcattactagttaaagttaatggaatactcagctcaatagagctctgactctttgtcagcctggctacagtgctgaaaagaaacctggggttgttcttattttcttcaattagtgatgagtagaaagatgtcctagctttacggagggctttttaatagagcaacagactctttttccaggctaagtgaagatcttctaaattagtgagatgccatttcctctccaacttacaggttatctgctttaagctacgagtttgtgagttataccacggagtcaggcacttctgatttaaagctctcttttttagaggagctacagcatccaaagttgtcttcaatgaggatgtaaaactattgacgagatactctatctcacttacagagtttaggtagctactctgcactgtgttggtatatggcattagagaacataaagaaggaatcatatccttaaacctagttacagcgctttctgaaagacttctagtgtaatgaaacttattccccactgctgggtagtccatcagagtaaatgtaaatgttattaagaaatgatctgacagaagggagttttcagggaatactgttaagtcttctatttccataccataagtcagaacaagatctaagatatgattaaagtggtgggtggactcatttactttttgagcaaagccaatagagtctaataatagattaaatgcagtgttgaggctgtcattctcagcatctgtgtggatgttaaaatcgcccactataattatcttatctgagctaagcactaagtcagacaaaaggtctgaaaattcacagagaaactcacagtaacgaccaggtggacgatagataataacaaataaaactggtttttgggacttccaatttggatggacaagactaagagtcaagctttcaaatgaattaaagctctgtctgggtttttgattaattaataagctggaatggaagattgatgctaatcctccgccccatgctacgagcattctgacagttagtgtgactcgggggtgttgactcatttaaactaacatattcatcctgctgtaaccaggtttctgtgaggcagaataaatcaatatgttgatcaattattatatcatttaccaacagggacttagaagagagagacctaatgtttaatagaccacatttaactgttttagtctgtggtgcagttgaaggtgctatattattttttatttttgaatttttatgcttaaatagatttttgctggttattggtagtctgggagcaggcaccgtctctacggggatggggtaatgaggggatggcagggggagagaagctgcagagaggtgtgtaagactacaactctgcttcctggtcccaaccctggatagtcacggtttggaggatttaagaaaattggccagatttctagaaatgagagctgctccatccaaagtgggatggatgccgtctctcctaacaagaccaggttttccccagaagctttgccaattatctatgaagcccacctcattttttggacaccactcagacagccagcaattcaaggagaacatgcggctaaacatgtcactcaatTGATCAACATTATGTTCTTGCAAAATGTGaggtgaaatgtaaaaaaaaaaaagagagagaaaaaaaaaaagaatggttCAAAGGCACAAATGAGCTAAAGTTGTTTAGGATGAGCCTGAAGCCTGGTGACAACAGATTTTGCTGTTGTCAAAACTcttaatttatttccatttacacagcagcaaatcacaacaaagttgcctcaaggcacttcacacaagaaaggtctaaccttaccgacccctagaggaagcacacaggtgacagaggtaaagaaaaactccctctgatgatattgaagaagaaacctcaagcagaccagactcaagggggtgaaccaccgcttaggccattctaacagttacaaggctttgcaaagttttacagagctgaagaaacagaaagtagaaaatcaaacaacataaaaatAACTCTGCTAAAACGTAGCTGTGTTAACAGGTGTTCTGCCAGCATGAGGATCTCCATGGAGATGATCTCCACGAGTACGGTAGCCTGGAGTTTCCTCAGATCaactacagtcaatttaacacacGGCCGTACCGCTACTTCTATGGCTGCGGCTTTCGCCACCTGGTGGGAGACTCTCTGCTGAAAATGGACCTCCAAAACAAAACACTCAAGGTGAGTGTGTGCTTGTACTGCCTAGAACTTTGTTTTGAATTCAACCTTgttgctcagggttgccacagtaggTGTGATATGGATCCACATTGATTTGACACATTTGAtggtggatgtccttcctgacccaactctaGATGTAAATGGAGAATAAGCACATGGTCTTGAATACTGGACATCTGTATAGTAAGCAAGCACACTAGAACAAATGCCAAATTTGCTTTACCTTTACATAATGACCTCTGTTTTCAAAGTGACCCTACAACCTGTGCAAGTACTGAAATTGCTCCTTTctatttttctgctgtttttgtgtgtatgtactGTATACTGAAAAAATTCCTACATTGTACGTATAACCTCGTATAACCTTTTATGGCTAATTATATGTGGTACATTTCAGGTCTGGTGCCAGAAGGGTTTCTACCCATCAGAGCCTGTGTTTGTGCCATCACCTAACGCCACGGAGGAGGACAATGGAGTCATTCTGTCTGTGGTTCTCACCCCGTCTCAGGTAAAAGACAAAGTTCAGCTCACACAATGGAAACTCTGATAACTCAGCTTGGAACCACTTCTGTGGAAACATCTAGAGGTCTGCTTGACTGGATGAATCTTCAAGATGTTTTTTCACTCATCCAAATGATTTCTTCAGTTCTGAAGCTGAAGATGTCACTTGGATAAGTGCCAACATGTTGCAGCTTTAAGACATACTGCTCTTCCAAACAGATACATTGCTGTGATTTGAGAAGTGCTTAGTACAGAGAAGCAAATCAGAAAGACTGACATTAATATTTCAGTTGGACTGTCAGTGATGTTGATTAGAAGGTTGTTTTCGTGCAGTAACTGCATTAAACTCTTCACTTGCAGGATAAAGGaacatttctcctgtttttggATGCCAAGACTTTTGAAGAGCTGGGACGAGCCAGTGTGCCTGTTAATATGCCCTATGGCTTCCACGGCACCTTCACTGCCTCTGGATAAAGTCTTTTCATTCATGATGAAAGAATACCACATAGTGTTTACTGCGCAGCAGCTCCGTGGTGGTATAATTACAGCTGCAACATTAGCAGATGCCGATGATGCCCTTTTAGTGGCTGAAAACTAACGTTATGTTACATCAATCTTCTGTTTGAGCAATAACTTCTAATAGTAATGGCATTAATAATCTTCTAGCATTTTAATTATGAATCACTTTCATTCTGCAACCACATGTAACTGACAGAGATATAGAGCACCAACAGGAATACGTGACTTATCACGGGCACTAAACCATCTCAACCAAGTAATAAAGACTCAataaggtgcccttgagcaaggctgTAATCCCCAAGTTGTTAGAGTCCCCAAGcagttgagtgccttgtatggtatGGTGCCTTGCGTGTGTGTGAATATGAGGGATCATCCttagcactttgagtgtctgtatCAGATTTAAAAGTGCTGCAGAAATGCAGCCCTTTTACCATTTAAGTGCCAAGAAATGTTTTATACCGTTTCACATATACTTCACATGTACACATGTAATGTTTTTTCACATACAGTACTTTTCTGATCATGTTACATTAACACCACAACAATGCCCACAAACTTACAGTGTGTTCTGCACACATAAAACCTCAACCAAGCCAAGACAATGCTCCAAAATATGTTGCATATCCAATATATTCAGTAGCTACTTTATAAAAAACTttgaaaactagaagcactcagagagtgcaaacctccgccaaggccatggggtcactgacgccataacatctacacgccatggaatcattgaacctaaaaaagtctaacagtgatgtttgctcagtagtaaaaaatgtttcatctgctgtgactggatagcatgtagccttagtgcttggcatcacagtttattgcaacttgcacctttcccagaagctactgtcatctgagcactgatattgatattgcatgtgcttatatacaaaaacaaataagagacaaaattcaatttattattcagctaaactgcaaatatatgaattttttttaacatttatgaaacacttctctaaacaaggccgtaggttcactgaccctaaagagattccctccttggcacagtgatctatttctttttgtctctttctctaaaattgtatataataatcattagattattaatatataaacaatcaaaattcctcctatcccgcaatggtgaagaatcctttaaaaaattcctgcatccggatcatgatccggatcaccactaaaatttaatcacttgttcctcttgtcatttccaaccactccacaaaatttcatcaaaatccgttcaaaactttttgagttatcctgctgacagacagagggctaaacctaaacaaaataaatttaagaaatattacaatttgaaaacaaacgcactcaaacgtgatgacagctgcatctgcttaatgctaacttttaacattgaaaatgccatagacatgctaacgcgttagcatcgggatccggatcgtgatccggatcaccactaaaatttaatcacttgttcctcttgtcatttccaaccactccacaagatttcatcaaaatccgttcaaaactttctgagttatcctgctgacagacagacaaacaaacaaacaaacgcaaccgaaaacataacctcattggcggaggtaaaaacatAGGACCATAGATATAATATGTTGTGTCAGCTTGCTGTGGCTTTTCAATAAAGGATTTATGAACATAGAAAAGCTGTAttgttttgtctgctttttttttcatctCGAGTCTTTCCTTGAGATTCTTGCAGAGCAGATAGTTCAGTAGCATAAAGAGCTGGGCAACCAAGTTTgattcatgctacctgtctgtgtccatggACGTGGCACACTGTCTGTATCGTCCCacgccactcagctgtaaatgggtgctggCTTTGGCTGGGGGTAGTGACTTGTGAAGAGCTGACATTCCACAATGTCTATGATCCCTTCCAGAAGAAATCAGAGAGTCTCATCTGCATCatatttcctttttgctaaagcttatagttagggctggatcaggtgaccctgaaccatcccttagttatgctgctatagacttagactgctggggggttcccatgatgcactgagtgtttctttctctttttgctctgtatgcaccactctgcatttaatcattagtgattgatctctgctcccctccacagcatgtctttttcctggttctctccttcagccccaaccagtcccagccgaagactgcccctccctgagcctggttctgctggaggtttcttcctgttaaaagggagtttttccttcccactgtcgccacgtggttgctcacagggggtcgttttgaccgttggggtttttacgtaattattgtagggccttgccttacaatataaagtgccttggggcaactgtttgttgtgatttggcgctatataaataaaattgattgaattgattgattgactgatgtttctattactttttatatataggtgattcttagactacgggcacttattatgtcctttgatcatattgtatgaaaaacagaaaaaaggggaaatttcacacttttatagttatctttacaatgaaagtgtgttaagaaatttgttctagtagtctatgatgactttttcaccttttttcagcatcattatatgcaaatattgccgttttgtgcttgtcccacacccagacttttgatcttcaatgataaaaattaatggtaaagaaacgttttttataatgttttaaaatatctctgaataaaatatcagtaaaataagcaaaacataattggggtattcaatgtcatacaactgttgtgattttttttaaacaaaatgtaattgtcccacactattgccgtaatttccaccacaacactaatgtccctttaaacagtttgtatgaaagattgtttgggtagtttctatggagataaacagtgacatcagagcacatgtatatagcgccaaatcacaacaaacagttgccccaaggcgctttatattgtaaggcaatgatgtggtggaaattacatttacaaggacaatagtgcccgtagttaaagaatcacccatatataaatAATATTGTTGCATTTTTACAGTTGTCGATGGGGCCACATCCACATCATGA
This genomic window from Thalassophryne amazonica chromosome 9, fThaAma1.1, whole genome shotgun sequence contains:
- the bco2a gene encoding beta,beta-carotene 9',10'-oxygenase translates to MKGLDTIAPLICSIQETPDPIPTDVQGTIPSWINGKLLRNGPGKFEFGNTHYNHWFDGMAMLHQFNIEKGHVTYMSRFLHSDAYKMNTERDRIMMSEFGTLAMPDPCKNIFQRFLSRFEMDKPTDNASVSFVKYKGDYYVSTETNFMHKVNPENMETLGKVDWSKFIAVNGATAHPHYDPDGTTYNMGNSYGSKGALYNIISVPPEKTDAEDTLQGARIVCSIVPANRSHPSYYHSFAMSENYVVFIEQPIKMDLLKIVTCKLRGKALSEGIYWDPRQETVFHLVSKHTGEVSSVKYHTKAISVFHQINAFEEDGFLVLDMCCSDDCRAIKNYLLQNLRKTGDGLDEVCLCACTLQDQVFCQHEDLHGDDLHEYGSLEFPQINYSQFNTRPYRYFYGCGFRHLVGDSLLKMDLQNKTLKVWCQKGFYPSEPVFVPSPNATEEDNGVILSVVLTPSQDKGTFLLFLDAKTFEELGRASVPVNMPYGFHGTFTASG